The region AATCGTCTTCCAATTCTTCATACATTTCTTGATTTTCCAATTGGCGGACACGTTTATATATTTCGATTTTCTGACGCTCATCGCCTATATAATCTGAAGGAATATAGGCATCAATATCCACATCAATTTCCACAGACGTTTTATAATCATGCTCCGACTTACCTTGCTTACGAGCAACAGCTTCACTAAGCATTTGTGTATACATATCAAATCCAACTGAATCAATAAAGCCGTGTTGTTGCGCTCCCAGTAAATTCCCCGCACCTCTAATTGATAAGTCACGCATGGCAATTTTAAAGCCCGCCCCAAGTTCTGTAAAATCTTTTATCGCCTGTAACCTTTTTTCACTTACCTCATTCAAAACCTTGTCTGGTTCATACATAAAATAAGCAAAAGCTACCCGATTACTTCGTCCAACTCGTCCACGTAATTGATACAACGTTGATAGCCCCATATGATCCGCATTTTCTACAAATAAGGTATTAACATTTGCGATATCAACCCCTGTTTCAATAATCGTTGTAGTGACCAATACATCGAACTCATGATTAATAAATTCAAGTAAAACATTTTCTAACTGTACTTCTGTCATCTGACCATGAGCAAAAGCAATCCTAGCCTCTGGTAATAATTGGCGTAATTCATCTACTTTTTGGTCAATTGTATTAACACGATTATGTAAGTAAAATACTTGTCCGCCACGTGCTAGTTCACGTTCGACAGCATCCTTAATTGCGCCAGGATTTTGTTCCATCACATAGGTCTGTACTGGATAACGATTAGCTGGGGGAGTTTCTAAGACTGATAAATCTCGGACACCTAGCATCGACATGTGTAAGGTTCTCGGAATAGGCGTAGCTGTTAATGTCAGAACATCAACTTGAGAACGTAACTGTTTTAGGCGTTCTTTATGCTTCACGCCAAAACGTTGCTCCTCATCAACAATCAACAAGCCTAAATCTTGCATCTCCACATCTTTAGAAAGAATACGATGTGTGCCCACAACGATATCAATTTGTCCTTTAGCTAGTTCTTCCATAGTTTCTGTCTGCTGTTTTTTAGTTCTAAAACGACTTAATAAACCAATTCTTACTGGAAAATTAGTAAATCGTTCTAACATTGTCTCGTAATGTTGCTGTGCTAAGATAGTTGTTGGAACTAAAAATGCAACTTGCTTGCCGTCTTGTACTGCTTTAAAAGCAGCTCTCAAAGCAACTTCTGTCTTTCCAAAACCGACATCCCCTACTAATAAACGATCCATCGGACGTTCTTTTTCCATATCACGCTTAATTTCTTGAATGCTGCGTAGCTGATCTTCTGTTTCTGAATAAGGAAAGGCATCTTCAAACTCTTTTTGGTAACTATCATCAGGTGAAAAAGCATAACCTTTTTCCGCCTCTCTAGCAGCATAGAGTAAGATTAAATCATCGGCAATATCCTCAATTTTTGATGATACTTTTTTACGAGTCTTAGCCCACTCACTGCCACCAAGCTTATTGATTTTCGGAGCTTTCGACTCAGAAGCAACATATTTTTGAATTAAGTCTAATTGTGTCACAGGAATAAATAATTTATCATTATTTTGATATAAAATAGTCATATAATCTTGATGAACCCCATCCATTTGCAAGGTCTCCATCCCAATATACTGACCAATCCCGTGATTAATATGTACAACAAAATCACCTGGTTTTAGCTCATTGTAACTCTTTAAACGCTCTGCATTGGAAATTGTTTGCTTTCTAGCTCTTTTTTTAGTGACGGTCTGTAACATTTCTTTTTCTGTCACTACCACTAACTTTTCTTCTGGCAACTCAAACCCAGATTGTAAGTCCCCTATCATAATTTGAGTTGTCCCTTTTAATATAGTATCTGGTTGTGTCACAACAGCAGATAGGTCATGGTCAATAAATAACTCTTCGAGCTTACGACTCTTCTCTTCATCAGAAGCTAAAAAAATCACAGTATCGTTTCTTTTTTCCCAACGTGCCAACTCAACTTTTAAAACATCCACTTGGCCAAAAAATTGTTGCATGGCTCTAAATTGGAAGTGATGTAAAGCATGAAATTTTAAATGCCCCATCCCTTTTTGAAAAAGGGAAAAAAAGCTAACCGAACTTTTTACTGCTTTTAAGGTTTGCCGTAACTCAATGCCTAATTTTTGCTCTGGAAAAACTTTTAATTCAGCTAACTTTAGGGTCAGCCACTCGCCTTCCTCTACTAGCATCTCTTTTTCAGCATCTAATAATCTTGGGTAATCATCTATACAAATATCGTCTTCCTTTGTTAGATAATCCAAAATTGTATGCTTTTTTTTATATAAAATGTCTAAATAATAACGATCATATTCAGTTGTATGTCCTGAACGCCAGCTAGATAAAATCCCTCCAAAATGTTTCTCAAAAGTCTGTTTATCTGTTTCATTTTGCAAAGTTACAAGATGTTTCATAACGTGACCTTCTAAACGATCTGCCGCCTCTTTTAAAGATTCACCATTTAGAATAACATCAGTTGCCGGGCTAATTATCACTCGATTAATCGTTTCAATTGAACGTTGTGTATCGGCTTCAAAATAGCGGATAGAATCAATTTCATTATCAAAGAAATCTATTCTTACAGGATAATCAGTTGTTAGGGGATAAATATCTAAAATACTTCCTCTCACACTAAATTCACCTGGTTTGCCAACCATATCTTGACGTTGATATCCCATTAGGACTAATTCTTGAAGTAAACTATCTAACTCTACCTCAGTTTCAACCTTTAATTCTCTGACAAAGCCTTGCCACTCTCTCGGTGCTGGCACTATTTTACGTATACCTGAAAGAGGAACCACAATCACCCCGGGGCGCTTACTCGCTAGAAATGAAAGCGTCGCGACACGTTCGGCTAACGACTCAGGTGATGAATAAGACATTTCGATTGCTGTCATCTCTTCTACCGGAAATAAATGCAATTGTTCTTCTGGTATCACATTACGTAGATCATCTAGTAAATTACTTGCTTGGTATAAATTAGGTGTGACAATCACTGTTCTATTTTGCTTCGTTTGAAATAAGCTCGCCATGACTAGCATTTTGGCTGAACCTGTCAAACCTGTTACCAATTGTTGTTTAGCAGTCTCAGTTTGCCTTATCCACTCTACAACTGGTTGAGACTTAGAAATAATATCTACTATACTCATTACCTATCTTTCACCTTCACTTTACTTTACTTTGTATTATAACGATTCATTGTATCAACGAATGTATGGCCTTCTAACCAAAACATAATCGCATCTGCAGAACTCTTGACAGCTAAGAGCATCTCCTCATGAGTCTCTTTAGGAAATGTTCCCAAAACATGGGAGATAACATCTTGTCCTTTTTTAGGTCGATCAATCCCTATTTTTATCCGATTAAATTCTTTTGTTCCGAGATGTTGAATCAAACTTTTAATCCCATTGTGCCCACCAGCACTTCCTTTGGCACGCAAACGAATTTTGCCAACCGGCAAATCCAAATCATCATAAACCACTAAAATATCTTCTGGTTCAATATTATAATATGCCATCAATGGTCCTACCGAACGACCTGATTCATTCATAAAAGTTGTCGGTTTTACTAATAAAACTTTTTCAGAACCAACAAAAAACTCTGCAATATCAGCTTCACATTGTTGTTTATTAAAGGTTATATTTTCACGAACTGCTAATTCATCCACCGTAATAAACCCTATGTTATGTTTTGTTGCCATATATTTTTTTCCTGGATTTCCCAGACCAATTATTAATTTCATTACAATCAATTGCCTCTCTTCTATGCTCTTCTTTAACTCATCTTTTCAACACTATAAAACACAAAATAGCCGAGCAGGAGATAATCTCCTGCTCAGTTCACTCTATTATATCACACACTTAAAGGACTACGTAACTAAATTACTTTTCTAAAAACTATTCAGTCTAATTTCCTTTAGCGTACATATAAATCGAGTTATAATAGAACTAAAATAACGGTGTTAAGAAAATAATAGGTTTTTTTAACTTGGTCTTTATCTTTTAATTCTGTTACAATAAGTCTACGAAAAAAAACAAACAAAGGAGAGTTACTATGACAGCAAAAAAATGGACATACCTTGTTGCCGGCTTAGTATTAGTAGCTATAGGTAGTTTTTATTTATTAAAGGCTAACTTTTTCAAGCAACATTTTTTACCCAAAACTTCTGCCAATGGTGTCAATATTAGTAAAATGACGGTCAAGGAAGCTGAAAAAGCTCTCTCTGCCAAATACAGTGGTGATACTTTCGAAATAACAGATAATGGTGAAGTTTGGCGTGATATTCCTACAAAAGACTTAGGCATCGACCATGATTTTACTGATAAATTAACAGAGCATTTAAAAAAACAATCTGCCAATAATTGGCTAATTAAATCATTTTCAACTAAAAAATTAAAACTTAGCGAGTCCTCCCTAAACAAAGAAAATTTTGAACTCTTTAGTAAACAACTCAAAAAAGACTTAGCAAGTTTAAATAATACTAAAACACAATCCGTTAACGCTTATATCAAACAAGCCGATTCAGCTTTTGAAATCATTCCGGAAGTTGAGGGAGATACAATTAACACGGACAACGTCGTACACTCTCTGTCTGACTTCCTTACACAAGGAAAAACAGCGTTAGAATTGAATTCTTTTTTAGATAAACCAACTGTTAAAAAGGACGATCCTACGCTCCAAGACAAACTAAAAGAGATTACAAAAATCAGCGAACAACCTGTGACTTATCAAATAAACGGCAAAACAATTGAAGTCCCTCAAGATACTGTTGCTTCTTGGATTCAATTCGATCCAACTGAGCAAAACGTCACAATTAATACCGAGCTCGCTCAAACCTATATTAGTGAACTGGGTGATAAATATGATACCAGTGAGAATGAAACAACCTTTAAAAGTACTAAACACGGAAAAGTCTCTGTCCCAGCAGGTACTTATAGCTGGACAATTCAACCAACGGCTGAGGCAGAAGAACTAAAACTAGCCCTACTTGAAGGAAACGGTGTTGATCGTTCGCCAATTGCTATGGGAAGTGCTTCTATTGGCCAACCTCTAATTGGCGATACCTATGTAGAAATTGATTTAGACAATCAGCACATGTATTTCTATAAAGATGGAAAATTAGAACTAGATACTGATATTGTTTCGGGGAAACCAACCACAGTGACACCTAAAGGCGTGCACTATCTTTGGAAAAAAGAAAGAGATTCTGTCCTACGTGGAACAAATGATGATGGCTCAACTTATGCTGAACCAGTATCTTATTGGATGCCTATCGACTGGACTGGAGTAGGGATTCACGATTCTCCTTGGCAAGATAAATATGGCGGGAAGCGATGGAAAGAAGGCTTTGGTTCACATGGCTGTATTAATACGCCACCAGACATTGCTGCCAAATTATTTAATTCAATCGATGAAGGAACACCCGTTATTGTCTTTTAAAAAAACACCGTTGCTCCCATTAATGGGGGCAACGGTGTTTTAATTATCTTCATATAAAAAAGTTGCTTGCCTCATAGCCCTTTTTACTTCTAAAAAATGTGCCCCATCTCGGCATCTAATCGTATGTAGATGAACACCACCTGTCAAATCTGATAATAGTGTCACTTGATCATTTTCAGCTTTTGTCAAAAAATCAGACACATCTTGCTTAGATTTCAGGGATAAATTGCCAACAATCTCGCCATACAACTGATGTTCCACACTCACATCTTTAATTTCTACACCTAAATCTACCAACAAAAATAACTCTTCAGATGTCTCTTCTGGTAAATGCTTACAAACAATTTTATATTCCTTACCGATTTCTAAGTCATTTTGTATCAGTACATAACCTCGTGAAGTTGCTTGAATAGGGTGAGCTGCTGCTCTTAATAAGGCAATATCACCAACTACCACTTGTCTGCTGACACCAAATTCTTTAGCAAATACACTGGCACTCACCGGTTGGTCTATTCTTGTTAAGCACGATATGATTTTTTCACGTCGTTCATTTCCTTTAAGCATTTTTATTACACCTCTTTATTTTTTAGTTTTTGTCACTTTGGCTTGATATGCTTTTGATAAAATCATCATTTCTTGATACAACGCTAAAATAATTTCTTCATAATCCGGTTTTGATATATAACTTTTAATTTTACTAAAGACCTCTGCCTCACGTTTAGCATCATGCACTTCCAATTGATTACAAACCTTAACTTTGGCCACACGATTTACTACCGTCAAACGTTTTTCTAACAAAGAGACAATTTCTTGATCAATCTCATCAATTTCTCGTCTTTCTTGACTTAACATCTTCTCTCTCTCCTTTTTTCAACTTCCTCAAAGAACGACATAGCATCTTCTTGTACCATAATAAATGGCACTTCTAAATCTAAAACTTCTTGGTTAACTGCTATGACAGGACAATTAGCCTTTTTATATTGCAGTAACTGACAAAATGGTGATACCCTAAAACTTGTACCGACTATAACTAATAATTCAGCTTGGGAAACTCCGCTAATTGCAGCAGAAATAATATCATCACGTAGTCCTTCCTCATATAACACAATATCAGGTCGAAGCTGTCCGCCGCACTGATGATGTTTATCATTTTTCAAATAATCTTTAACAGCAACCTTTTTACCGCAAGACATACAGTAACACTTATATAAATTACCATGAAAAGAAACTACATTTTGACTACCCGTTAACAAATGTAACTGATCAATATTTTGTGTGATAATTTGAACGTCTTTTGATTTTTCTAACTTTTTCATACCACAATGAATACGATTTGGTCTCGCAGTAGGATGATATAACTGACGGACAAACTGATAAAATTTTGTTGGTTCGACTTCGAGGCAGGTCCGACTTAATAAATATTCAGGCTGATTCATCCCTTGATAGACGCCTGCTAAAGAACGATAATCAGGAATACCTGAGGGGACAGAGATACCCGCACCTGTTAAAAAGGTGATTTTTTGTGCGCTATCAATTAACTCAAGTGCTTCGATTCGTTTATTTTTTTTCACATTCTCACCTCTTTATACAATTATAACGAAAGACTAGTCATTGGCAAAGTCTTTATAGACCTGAAAGAAATTTAAATCAACGAAAAGAGTTTGTGATAAATTGTGCTAAATTTGTTTTTTTCAATGACAAGTCATATATAAGATGATAAAATACTAGTGAAAAGAAAGAGGTGAAAAAAATGGTAGCATTTTTAATTTATTGGGCTAGTATTTTAATAAGTATTGCATGGATTATTATCAGTGTTGGATTTTGTATTTATTATTTATCAAACAAAGAAAACGGAAACCTTTGGGCTTTCGCATTCCTTAATGTTCTTGCAGCAATTTTCTTAGCAATTGTTCTACTTGTATACAAAACTTGGGATTTCGACATTACAACATACAGTTCTTTAATGTACGGATTAATTGCAGCTGAATTAGTATTAGCTGTTATTAAAGGTTTCTTAGGTCGTGAACCTAAATTAGCTCCTGCTAAATAAAAAACCACCTAATCAAAATTAATCTAGATCTCAAATTTTGAGATCTTTTTTATTTTCAATAAGCTATAAAATGGTTACTTTGTCCTAATTGTGGATAAGTTTCCCCTCTGAAGTTTTCCACAATTAGGATAAGTAGCTAGTATCCCTTAAGGTTTTCCACAGAATTCTGTGGATTACCCTCCGTTTTTTGTGGAAAACTTAACCGGTTTCATTTTTAATAAAAAAAGTGCGAGTCTTTAAGGACTCGCACTTTTTTATTTGAACTGTTTTTTTAACGTATTATTATTTTAAGATTCTTTTTTTTCACCTATTACTTCTGGCGTAACTTCGGCCGCTACTTCATTTTCTTCTGCTTCATGATCTACTGCCTCTAATACGACTGCAATTTGCTCATCAGCTTCTGTCATTATCGTATAATCAGCATTTTTAGAAATATCCGCTACTGTTAATGCTTCGCCAATATTTAAAGCGGTCACATCTACCTCAACACGTTCTGGTAGTTTATCTGGTGTTGCTGAAACAATCACCGTGTAAAGATTTTGACCTAGTACTCCGCCCACCTTAACACCAGCTGGGGTTCCTTTTAGGACTAGTTCTGCTTCTAATTCGGTTTTTTCATCCATATCAACTGCTAAAAACTCGACATGCAGCCATGCTCGATTAAAGGTATCTTGTTGTTGTGCAAATATCAATGTTGGAACTTTTTTACCATCAATGTCTAAAGTATAAACCGCATTTTGTCCATTCTCTTTTAAAGCTTTCATCAATTCTTTTTCATCTACTGAAATAGCTGTATTCACTACATTGTTTCCGTAAACTACTGCTGGAATTTGACCTGCTTTACGTAATTCTCTTTTTAATGATCTTGGGCGTACTGCTCTTTCTTTTACTTTTAATAAGACTGTCATGATTTTTTTCCTCCTTAAGATATTATCCAAAATAAGTTTGTTTTTTGTGCCAGTCAGTTTGTTCACTTTTTCAGTCAATAGCGAACACTTTTCCAACATAGTACGAAAAATAAAATCTTTTTTTGCCACTTCTCGAGAAACAAACATCACTCATTATTATAGATAATCCCTTTGTTGACTTAGACAGTCATAGTCTACTTCCTAGACAAAAAATGATTAGATTAGTAACTTAATTTAGGTTACTTTGCTCATCATGATCATTAGTTTTATTACTACCACTACTAATTCAACTAATTGGCATCACACTATAATATAAGCTTATGTCTTAACCATACTAGCTGTCTAACAGATAGTCAAGAAATACGATGTAAGCTCTCTCATCTATAACTAACCTCTCTTAACTGATTTTTGACTTACAAACATTTATCTAAGCCTTTGTTTAATTTATTCTTTCATTTATATCCTTAACTTTATTTCTTTAAACAGTTGGAGTACAATAATTAGAAGTCAAAATAAGTCCCTTTTATTAGGAACTTTGAATTTATTTTTAGGAGGTTTCATATGTTTTCTCTACTTCACTATGCCAAGGATTACCGCAAAGAAATACTACTTGGCCCATTCTTTAAGTTTTTAGAAGCTGTTTTCGAACTCGCCTTACCACTTTATATGGCTCGCCTTATTGATTTAGGTATTGCTAAACAAGATAAGGCCTACATCATCAAATCTGCTAGCCTCATGATTGGTATGTCTCTCGTTGGTTTAATATGTGTCTTAATTTGTCAATACTATTCTTCCATCGCCTCACAAGGCTTCGGAACCGAACTACGAGAGAAACTATTAAAAAAAATCAATACCTTTTCCCATCATGAACTAAATAAATTTGGGAGTGCTACACTAATTACACGAATGACAGCTGATATTAATCAGTTACAACTAGCCTTAGCTATGTTAATTCGTCTCGTAGTAAGAGCGCCTTTTTTAAGTATCGGTTCAGTTTTTATGGCCTTCTATATCAATGCTCAACTGGCTAGCCTTTTTTTAATAGCTCTTTTCCTATTCTGCCTTATTTTATATTTTTTAATGAGCAAAACCATTCCCCTTTATCAAAAAGTTCAAGGAAAAGTTGATAATTTAAACCAAGTCCTACAAGAAAGTTTGAGTGGTGTAAGAGTCATTCGTGCTTTTTCACAACAAAGACATGGGGAAAAAAAAATGACCGAAACAAGTGATGAACTGGCAAGTGCTTATAAAAGAGTTGCTAATATTTCAGCGCTATTAAATCCTATCACCTTATTAATTATGAACAGTGCTATTATTATTTTACTTTACGTTGGCGGCTTCTCTGTTAATAGTGGTAATTTAACTCAAGGTGAAATTCTTGCTTTAATTAACTACTTAATGCAGATGTTACTGGCTTTGATCGTCGTTTCAAATCTGGTCATCATTTTTACTAAAGCTTCTGCTTCTGCCAAGCGCGTAAATGAACTATTTGACACTACGTCTAGTCTGATAGAAAAACCTACTGAAACATTAGACTTTTCCATCCCTCCTGTGAATGCTGTTGCCTTTAACAATGTTTCATTTAAATACACACCAGATAGTGGTCAGGCTCTAACAGATATTTCATTCACCTTGCCTCTTGGACAAACTCTAGGGGTTACTGGGCAAACTGGTAGTGGCAAGACTACTTTAACGCAATTGTTACCACGGTTCTATGATGCCACTATTGGTAACATTGAGCTATTTGATACGCCAATAAAAAAATTACCCCTAGCTGATATACGTTCAAGTATCGGTATTGTCCCACAAACGAGCACTTTATTTAGTGGGACAATTCGTGATAACCTTCAGTGGGGACAAGAAAAGGCTTCGGATCAAGAGTGTTGGCAAGCACTTAAAACAGCCCAATGCTTAGACTTTGTTAACGCCTTACCTAATAAACTTGATACGATGATTCTTGAAGGTGGAAAAAACTTTTCAGGAGGACAAAGACAACGTTTAGCTATTGCAAGAGCTTTAATTAGAACACCTCGTCTACTTATTTTAGATGACTCACTCAGTGCATTGGACTATCAAACTGACTTGGAATTACGTCTAGCCTTAAAAGAAGAGTTAACACAAACAAGTTTAATCATTGTTTCGCAACGTCTAAGCTCCGTCCAAGATGCTGAACAAATCTTAGTTTTAGAAGATGGCAAACAAGTCGGGCTTGGCAAGCATGAGACTCTTTTAAAAAAATCCACAATTTACCGAAACTTATACAACTCACAACAAGAACGGGAGGAAGCATAATGACACAATCTACTCATAATAAATCAGCCTTCAAACGATTTATCCCGTATCTTAAAACATATAAAAAAGAGATTACCTTAGCCTTAGCATTAGGTCTCAGTGGTGGTACTGCTACTGTTATGATGACACTTTATATTGGTAAGGCCATTGATACCATGGTTGGTTTAGGACAAGTTGACTTAAACTCTTTACTGACGATTCTAGCACTACTTAGTGGTATTTTAATTGTCGCTACATTTTCTCAATGGCTTGTCCAACTCTTAGGAAATCGCATGGCTTATCTCTCCATTGCTGAGTTAAGAAAAGATACCTTTGCTCATTTAAATCAACTCCCTATTAATTACTACGATCAACACCCACACGGAACAATTATTAGTCGTTTTACTAACGACCTCGATGTGGTCTCCGAAGCCTGTGTCGCCATTTTTAACAATCTTTTCTCTGGCATGACCATTGTAGTCATTTCTTTAATTTCTATGTTGCGTCTTAGTTTACCTTTAACCTTTGTGGTTTTAATTGCAACCCCACTAATCTTCTTTATTAGTTGGTTAGTTGCTCACACGAGTCAAAAACGCTTTCAAGCTCAACAAGAAATCGTTGGTGACATATCCGGATTTATCAACGAAATTGTCGGTAATCAAAAAATAGTTAAAGCCTTTCAGTATGAAGAGCACTCGGAAAAACGTTTTGAAGCTCTCAATCATTCCCTGCAAAATGAAGGACAAAAAGCACAATTTGCTTCTTCTCTGACTAATCCTCTTTCTCGTTTTATTGATCATTTAACATATATTTTTATCGGTTTAGTTGGGGGGCTTCTGATTTTAAACCACCAAACCAGCTTAAGTGTTGGGATGATCTCTAGTTTTACGATATACGCTAGTCAGTTTTCGAAACCTTTTATTGAACTATCTGGTATTACTACTCAAATCCAGACTGCTCTAGCTGGTCTAGAACGTACTTTTGCAATCTTAGATGAACCACTTGAACAAGCCGAGGAAAAAGAAATATATCAATTAGATAAAGTCATCGGCAAAATAGAATTTAAACATGTCAGCTTTTCCTATCTTCCTGATAAGCCTTTAATCACCGACTTTAACTTGACGATAATACCTGGTGAAACCATTGCGATTGTAGGAAAAACAGGTGCTGGAAAATCCACTTTAGTAAATTTGCTTATGCGATTTTATGACGTAACAGATGGCGTCATTCTGATTGACTCTCGCCCCTTAGCTTCTTATACACGTGAATCACTAAGAAAAAGTTTTGGGATGGTCTTACAAGATACTTGGCTATTCGATGGCAGCATTCGAGACAATCTTACATTTGGGAATCCCAAGGCGTCAGATGAAGAAATTAGGCAGGCAACCAAAGCAGCTAATATTCATAATTTTATTCAAAAATTACCTGATGGGTATGACACAATAATTGGCGCTTCAGGTGTTAAAATTTCTGAAGGACAGCGACAATTACTAACAATTGCTCGTACTATGATCTCTGATCCCAAGATGTTAATATTGGATGAAGCTACGAGTTCAGTGGACACATTAACCGAACAAACCATCCAATCTGCCTTCTTAACGATGATGGAAGGGAAAACAAGTTTTGTTATTGCCCATCGATTATCGACAATTCGTAATGCTGATAAAATATTGGTAATGGATAGTGGTGCCGTTGTAGAAATTGGCTCACACGATGAATTGCTTAAATTGCAAAATGGCGCCTACCATCAACTCTACCACTCTCAGTTTCACCATTAAAAAAAGCAGGTGCCGAGGCACCTGCTTTTTTACTTAGGTATAAAAATCTGAGGGTATTTCTTCACAATTATCAATAACAATAAGCCAGTTACGACAGCTGTTGCTAATCCGCTAACCCCATTCATAATAAGGGAAAACCACCAAGGATTTAGGCCCCATAAAGCATATTCCCCCCAAAAAATTACTCCGGCAATAAAATGCCAAAAGAAACGTGCTAGACACCCAACAAAAGTCGCCATAACTATGGTACTACTTACCTGTCTACTTTGATTGCT is a window of Vagococcus intermedius DNA encoding:
- a CDS encoding ABC transporter ATP-binding protein — its product is MFSLLHYAKDYRKEILLGPFFKFLEAVFELALPLYMARLIDLGIAKQDKAYIIKSASLMIGMSLVGLICVLICQYYSSIASQGFGTELREKLLKKINTFSHHELNKFGSATLITRMTADINQLQLALAMLIRLVVRAPFLSIGSVFMAFYINAQLASLFLIALFLFCLILYFLMSKTIPLYQKVQGKVDNLNQVLQESLSGVRVIRAFSQQRHGEKKMTETSDELASAYKRVANISALLNPITLLIMNSAIIILLYVGGFSVNSGNLTQGEILALINYLMQMLLALIVVSNLVIIFTKASASAKRVNELFDTTSSLIEKPTETLDFSIPPVNAVAFNNVSFKYTPDSGQALTDISFTLPLGQTLGVTGQTGSGKTTLTQLLPRFYDATIGNIELFDTPIKKLPLADIRSSIGIVPQTSTLFSGTIRDNLQWGQEKASDQECWQALKTAQCLDFVNALPNKLDTMILEGGKNFSGGQRQRLAIARALIRTPRLLILDDSLSALDYQTDLELRLALKEELTQTSLIIVSQRLSSVQDAEQILVLEDGKQVGLGKHETLLKKSTIYRNLYNSQQEREEA
- a CDS encoding ABC transporter ATP-binding protein, translating into MTQSTHNKSAFKRFIPYLKTYKKEITLALALGLSGGTATVMMTLYIGKAIDTMVGLGQVDLNSLLTILALLSGILIVATFSQWLVQLLGNRMAYLSIAELRKDTFAHLNQLPINYYDQHPHGTIISRFTNDLDVVSEACVAIFNNLFSGMTIVVISLISMLRLSLPLTFVVLIATPLIFFISWLVAHTSQKRFQAQQEIVGDISGFINEIVGNQKIVKAFQYEEHSEKRFEALNHSLQNEGQKAQFASSLTNPLSRFIDHLTYIFIGLVGGLLILNHQTSLSVGMISSFTIYASQFSKPFIELSGITTQIQTALAGLERTFAILDEPLEQAEEKEIYQLDKVIGKIEFKHVSFSYLPDKPLITDFNLTIIPGETIAIVGKTGAGKSTLVNLLMRFYDVTDGVILIDSRPLASYTRESLRKSFGMVLQDTWLFDGSIRDNLTFGNPKASDEEIRQATKAANIHNFIQKLPDGYDTIIGASGVKISEGQRQLLTIARTMISDPKMLILDEATSSVDTLTEQTIQSAFLTMMEGKTSFVIAHRLSTIRNADKILVMDSGAVVEIGSHDELLKLQNGAYHQLYHSQFHH